A single window of Syntrophotalea acetylenica DNA harbors:
- a CDS encoding RDD family protein, whose protein sequence is MTITCPYCGFSQQVPPDRIPAEATEATCPRCQASFALPVAPAKSLNQAADKIVSENPEITCPAASGDLTDGQTATQEGPAAFAEPRKSCPTCGQTQAAPLAAVYAGFWIRAAAAAIDSIAAWILQLTLSLLLGAVLQLIAPDIEATSVSSIVMLALFSSAVGMAYYVVFTGACGQTPGKMLLRLKVVRRDGQNMTYGRAALREILGKFVSGITLGIGYLMVAFDAHKQGLHDKIADTCVIHL, encoded by the coding sequence ATGACCATCACCTGCCCATATTGCGGATTCAGCCAGCAAGTCCCGCCGGACCGCATCCCGGCCGAAGCCACCGAAGCGACCTGTCCACGCTGTCAGGCGAGTTTTGCCCTGCCCGTGGCCCCGGCAAAGAGCCTGAATCAGGCCGCGGACAAAATCGTTTCTGAAAATCCTGAAATCACCTGTCCGGCAGCCAGCGGAGATCTCACGGATGGGCAAACGGCCACGCAGGAAGGCCCGGCTGCTTTTGCGGAGCCCCGGAAAAGCTGTCCTACCTGCGGGCAGACGCAGGCGGCTCCTCTTGCCGCCGTATACGCCGGTTTCTGGATACGGGCCGCGGCGGCGGCCATCGATTCGATAGCCGCCTGGATTCTGCAACTGACCCTGAGTCTGCTTCTGGGAGCCGTCCTGCAACTGATCGCGCCCGACATTGAAGCCACCTCGGTGTCTTCCATCGTAATGCTGGCGCTTTTCAGCAGCGCGGTCGGCATGGCCTACTATGTGGTGTTCACCGGCGCCTGCGGTCAGACGCCTGGCAAGATGCTGCTGCGATTGAAAGTGGTTCGCCGGGACGGACAAAACATGACTTACGGGCGCGCCGCGCTGCGGGAAATCCTCGGCAAATTCGTTTCCGGCATCACCCTCGGCATCGGCTACCTGATGGTCGCGTTCGACGCTCACAAACAGGGTCTGCACGACAAAATCGCTGACACCTGCGTGATTCATCTATGA